AAGCGTCCTTGGCCCCGAAACCGCAGTGATGCGCACCCAGCAGGCGCCGACTCTTATTGTCGTAAATGCACTTTTGGAACCCGGTGAGCTCCGGCCGGGTGAACCCGTAGAGCATGCTGCCCTCTGCCAGCGGCAGGGATAGCTCTTCGTTACGGATTCCCTTGGGCGGCATCTGGATAACGGAGATGTCGCCGTACGCGTCGCGTGCCTCTTCTTCGGTCAGACCGACCCATGTCACTTCGTAGGTGGTGTGCAGAAAATCAGGATACTGCGTGAAGTCGAACTCAAACGGCTCACCCGAGATGTTGCGTGCCGCAGTCATTCCGCACTTGCGGGCCTTGAACATCTCCATGGGTGAACCGATCAGATCGCCGATCGCGTAAACCCCTGGAACCGAGGTCTGCATCCTGGAATTGACTTTGATGAAACCCTTCTCATCGACCTCGATGCCCAGCGCATCCACGAACGGTTTGGTGTTCGGTCGCTCACCGGTACCGATGAACACGAAATCGGTCTCGATCAGCTGCTCGGTACCGTCCGCCAAGCGGACCCGCACTCCAGTCGCACGGTCATCGCCGACCACGGCGAGCGGTTCGCACCCCTCGATGATGTCCATCCCACGCAGCCGCATATTGTCAACCACGTAGGTCCTGAGGTCCTCGTCGACGTGGTGCAGACTTCGCGTCCGCATCAGCGGGCTCCGGGTCAAGATCGTGGTCTGGCACCCGGTAGCTTGGTAGAAGGAGCCGTACTCCATAGCAACCTTGGAACCGCCGATGATCACGCAGCTGGTCGGTTCGTAGTCGAGGCCAGGGTCGATCAGCGACGCGAAGTCGTACACGCCGGCTTTGTCCAGGCCCGCGATCTCCGGCGGGAAATATGTCCGCGTGCCGGTGGCGAGCACGAGGAAGTCGGCAGTGAATCGCTCCCCATTGACCTCGACGGTGTTCTTGTCGACGAC
This window of the Mycolicibacterium chubuense NBB4 genome carries:
- a CDS encoding FAD-dependent oxidoreductase, giving the protein MDLVDTTLSMGEWENLIHEAETGNVTGPLDNVRRDKGTKFDVIFVGGGAGGRFGSAYAQARGLRQLVIDKWPFLGGSCPHQACVPHHLFSEAAREMDYMRWNSDTLWFPKFEEERASIVDLITLFKKGRNNAHAFMNWQSKEQLGMEYILNAEAIVVDKNTVEVNGERFTADFLVLATGTRTYFPPEIAGLDKAGVYDFASLIDPGLDYEPTSCVIIGGSKVAMEYGSFYQATGCQTTILTRSPLMRTRSLHHVDEDLRTYVVDNMRLRGMDIIEGCEPLAVVGDDRATGVRVRLADGTEQLIETDFVFIGTGERPNTKPFVDALGIEVDEKGFIKVNSRMQTSVPGVYAIGDLIGSPMEMFKARKCGMTAARNISGEPFEFDFTQYPDFLHTTYEVTWVGLTEEEARDAYGDISVIQMPPKGIRNEELSLPLAEGSMLYGFTRPELTGFQKCIYDNKSRRLLGAHHCGFGAKDAFQYLDYLIKQGITIDEMGEMNELFLNPEHYIQLSRLRAGNRDLQDL